A single window of Bacteroidia bacterium DNA harbors:
- the recG gene encoding ATP-dependent DNA helicase RecG → MAQENFLSKKIGFLKGVGPAKEALLQKELKIFTFGDLLLHFPFRYIDRTQVYKISDLNTDLPFIQLSGIVKNIRIQGQKRGMRLTAKLEDSSGTIELVWFQKIRWVQEYLKEGQRYLVFGRPSQFNNRWNIVHPEMDLLSEPKPQPGKSLNLQPVYNTTEKLRARGLDSKGLEKLQKTLVADAIPYIQENLPSAMLEKYKLMPRQEAFRQIHFPEDADKMERSRSRLKFEELFYVQLQLLRSKQLRQQNFPGQILKKVGSYFSRFYEELLPFQLTGAQKRVLKEIRADVKSGRQMNRLLQGDVGSGKTIVAFMSMLIAIDNCKQAALIAPTEILASQHYNTLTAMSTGLNLTIKLLTGSTPAAERKELHKALQAGEVNVLAGTHALLQETVRFKDLALVVIDEQHRFGVAQRAAMWTKNEVPPHVLVMTATPIPRTLAMTFYGDLDTSVIDELPPGRKEIITRHITEGKRLRLLNFLKQKIKEGRQVYIVYPLIEESEKMDYANLMDGYEMIIREFPRPEYQVSIVHGRQKSAEKEFEMQRFKKGETQIMVATTVIEVGVDVPNATVMVIENAERFGLSQLHQLRGRVGRGAEQSYCFLASGYKLSRESRLRLDTMVRTNNGFEIAETDLQLRGPGDMAGTKQSGMMDFRVADLAKDQKILQLARHTALQIMETDPALEAPAHQVLHRYLKRQEKDQFNWSLIS, encoded by the coding sequence ATGGCACAAGAGAATTTCCTGAGCAAGAAGATCGGTTTTTTAAAAGGCGTAGGCCCCGCAAAAGAAGCCCTCCTTCAAAAAGAACTGAAGATTTTCACTTTCGGAGACCTGTTGCTGCATTTTCCATTCCGCTACATAGACCGGACGCAGGTCTACAAAATATCAGATCTTAATACGGATCTCCCTTTTATCCAGCTATCCGGGATAGTGAAGAACATCCGGATACAGGGACAGAAACGCGGTATGCGCCTTACGGCCAAGCTGGAAGATAGCAGCGGAACCATCGAACTCGTCTGGTTTCAGAAAATCAGGTGGGTACAGGAATACCTGAAAGAGGGGCAGCGATATTTGGTTTTTGGCAGGCCATCACAGTTCAACAACCGGTGGAATATTGTCCACCCGGAGATGGACCTGCTCTCCGAACCAAAACCGCAGCCGGGAAAATCGCTGAACCTGCAGCCGGTATACAATACGACAGAAAAATTACGCGCGAGAGGCCTCGACAGCAAAGGCCTGGAAAAACTTCAGAAGACCCTGGTGGCGGATGCCATTCCTTATATACAGGAAAACCTGCCCTCAGCCATGCTGGAAAAGTACAAGCTTATGCCCCGGCAGGAAGCCTTCCGGCAAATCCATTTCCCTGAAGATGCGGATAAAATGGAGCGGTCGCGCAGCCGCCTCAAGTTTGAAGAACTTTTCTACGTACAGCTACAGTTGCTCAGGAGCAAGCAGTTGCGCCAGCAAAATTTCCCCGGCCAAATACTGAAAAAGGTGGGCAGCTACTTTTCCCGGTTTTACGAGGAGTTGTTGCCGTTTCAGCTCACCGGAGCACAAAAACGGGTGCTCAAAGAAATACGGGCCGATGTAAAAAGCGGGCGCCAAATGAACCGCCTGCTGCAGGGCGATGTGGGAAGCGGAAAAACCATTGTCGCCTTTATGTCTATGTTAATAGCTATTGACAATTGTAAACAGGCCGCATTAATTGCCCCTACTGAAATTCTTGCATCACAGCATTACAACACCCTCACAGCGATGTCCACAGGCCTGAACCTCACCATCAAACTGCTTACCGGCTCCACGCCAGCGGCTGAACGAAAAGAACTGCACAAGGCCCTTCAGGCCGGAGAAGTAAACGTGCTTGCCGGCACGCACGCCCTGCTACAGGAAACGGTGCGGTTTAAAGATCTGGCATTGGTGGTGATTGATGAGCAGCATCGGTTTGGTGTAGCCCAGCGGGCAGCTATGTGGACGAAAAATGAGGTTCCGCCCCACGTTTTGGTAATGACCGCTACGCCCATTCCGCGAACCCTGGCTATGACATTTTATGGTGATCTGGACACCTCGGTGATTGATGAACTGCCACCAGGCAGGAAGGAAATTATTACCCGTCATATTACGGAGGGAAAACGACTCCGGTTATTAAATTTCCTGAAACAAAAAATAAAGGAAGGACGCCAGGTTTACATTGTTTATCCCCTGATTGAGGAATCAGAGAAAATGGACTATGCCAACCTGATGGACGGGTATGAAATGATTATCCGCGAATTTCCCCGACCTGAATATCAGGTGAGCATCGTACACGGACGGCAGAAATCAGCGGAAAAGGAGTTTGAAATGCAGCGGTTTAAAAAGGGGGAAACGCAGATAATGGTAGCCACCACCGTAATTGAAGTAGGCGTGGACGTACCCAACGCTACAGTGATGGTGATAGAAAATGCAGAACGGTTTGGCCTCTCACAGTTGCACCAGCTCAGGGGGCGGGTGGGGCGTGGAGCAGAGCAGTCATACTGTTTTCTGGCTTCGGGCTATAAACTGAGCCGGGAATCCCGCCTGCGCCTTGATACCATGGTTCGCACCAATAACGGTTTCGAGATCGCAGAAACCGATTTACAATTGCGCGGCCCGGGCGATATGGCCGGTACGAAGCAAAGCGGAATGATGGATTTTCGGGTAGCGGACCTGGCGAAAGATCAGAAGATACTCCAGTTGGCCCGGCACACGGCTCTGCAGATTATGGAAACCGATCCGGCACTGGAAGCCCCGGCTCATCAGGTTCTGCACAGGTATCTGAAACGTCAGGAAAAAGACCAGTTTAACTGGAGTCTCATATCGTAA
- a CDS encoding thioredoxin family protein — MRLIIFPVLLFLGFSLVFASCSKKGKQQNDVPVGKITVAELANSNRHSWFREEYKSYSPDSLTIEWLLVRNKNISVDIFMGTWCEDTHQQLPRFIKVLDKADVPSQGITMYALDKKKQGIGEITAQNRVEYVPTFIIYYKGREAGRIVEHPKTTIEEDMKDMLQNAGF; from the coding sequence ATGCGACTCATTATTTTTCCGGTTCTCCTCTTTCTCGGCTTTTCATTGGTCTTCGCTTCCTGTTCCAAAAAAGGGAAGCAGCAGAATGATGTACCGGTTGGTAAGATCACCGTAGCCGAGCTGGCCAACAGCAACCGGCACAGTTGGTTTCGCGAAGAATATAAAAGCTATTCCCCCGATTCACTGACCATCGAATGGTTGCTTGTTCGCAATAAAAACATCAGCGTGGATATATTTATGGGCACCTGGTGCGAGGATACCCATCAGCAACTTCCCCGTTTTATCAAGGTACTTGACAAGGCCGATGTTCCTTCGCAGGGAATTACCATGTATGCCCTGGACAAAAAAAAGCAGGGCATTGGCGAAATCACTGCCCAAAACCGCGTGGAGTATGTGCCTACTTTTATTATCTATTATAAGGGCCGGGAAGCTGGACGAATTGTGGAGCATCCGAAAACCACGATTGAGGAGGATATGAAAGATATGCTTCAAAATGCAGGGTTTTAA